The Arachis hypogaea cultivar Tifrunner chromosome 14, arahy.Tifrunner.gnm2.J5K5, whole genome shotgun sequence DNA window GTTGGTGGATCGGGACATCACCTTGATGCAAGATATGAACACTGCTCGTGGTGAGGCTGCTGTTGTCGAGAAGAAGGCCAAGGAACTTGAGGAAAAGCTGAAGCTGGCAGAGAGCTCGGTAGAGGCTACTCGCCAGGAGATGGCTGgtttaaagaagaaaaacaaagagcTTGCGAAGGGGGCCCGAGAGGCCGTGAAGCTGACTGAGGAGGGGATCAAGCTTCAGATGACCGTGTTGGCTCCTGATCTCAATATTTCCCAAGTTGGAGCTCTCAAAACTGTCGAGGAAGGGAAGATTGTTGACATCTTTAAGTCTTGAGTTTTTATGCTTCTTTATCTTTGTGATTTGTTTTTATCTCTGGGCCTGTTTAAGGCGCCTTTTGGTTGTAACAAACACTTGgtacttttttttatcttaattaggTCGCTTTCTTGGTTATTGCTTGCTTGCTCGGGCCGTCGTGGCtttgcttttattatttatttttgcttaCTCGAACCGTCGCGGCCTTTTGGTTTACCGTTTTTATGGTATTTACCATTTTTGTTGCTCGTCGCTTTAAGTTGTTTTGCTTCGGGTCCCTTtggttcccggggtgatcagtcccgggttaCCGTTAGGTCGGCCGTTCGTTATATTTTATCGCGAATCTTGCAAAAAGACAAACTTATCATATACGTGTGGTTAGAACTTTGAAGCAAGGAAATGATGTAATGCATaattaagtgaaagtaaaagagGAGTgtaaaaggaaaatatatttttttttggtgaggTCGTCAAGTCGTGTGGTTGCTTCTTCTTTTGAGTAGAACCTTCTCAGGTTCGCCATGTTCCATGTTCTCGGCACCTCGCTTCCGTCTAACTTCTCTAACTTGTAACCTCCTTTGCCGAGGACCTCTCTTACCCTGTAAGGGCCTTCCCAGTTTGTGGCCAACTTGCCTTCCCCTGGGTTGGTAGCCCTATGCCGTTGCGTCGTAAGACCAAGTCACCTTCTCCCAGGCTTCTTTTTAGCACCTTGCCATTGTACCTTAAGGCTATCCTTtgctttatttttgtttctactAGGTGCGCCATTTGCCTTGTCTCGTCGACCAGATCCTTTTCGATTGCTTCACTTCCTCCTCCGAGGAGTAACCTTGGACTTGGTTCCCCGACCTCGACTGGGATGACTGCGTCGACCCCGTATGTGAGTCGGAAGGGGGTTTCACCGGTAGATGATTGGGGGGTGGTCCTGTAGGACCATAGTACTGAAGGTAGCTTGTCTGCCCATGAGCCCTTCTTTCCCTCAAGTTGCTTTTTTAACCCTTTTaggatgactttgttggctgcctctaCCTGGCCGTTGGTTTGGGGGTGTTTGAATAAAGAGAACCTTTGCTTGATTTTTAATCCTGCTAGGAATTCTTtgaacttcttgtcggtgaacTGTGTGCTGTTATCTGATATGACAGTTTCTGGGAGTCCGAACCGGGTGACTACTTGCCTCCACATGAATTTTTGGTAATTTGCTGAAGATATGCTAGCCAGTGGTTCTACTTCtacccatttggtgtagtagtctatgGCTACTATCAAGTATTTCACTTATCCAGGCCCAGGTGGGAATGGTCCTAATAAGTCGACTCCCCATTGGGCGAAAGGTCGGGGGGCCATCATCAGGTTGAGTTCTTCGGGTGGTGTCTTGTGGAAGTTGGCATTTTCTTggcattttttgcattttttaacGAACTCCTGGGCATCCAACATCATTGTGGACCAGTAGTATCCTGCTCGGATGATCTTTCTCGCCAGCGACCTTCCCCCGATGTGGTGACCACAACACCCCTCGTAGACTTTGCTTAGGACGTAGTCCATCTGGTCGGGGCGCAGGAATTTGAGTAGGGTTTGGTGGATCCCTCGCTTGTACTACTGCCCTTGTATGATTACCTATTTGGGGGTTTCCCTTTTGGTAGCTTGTGCTTCTTTCGCATCTGGGGGTATTTTTCCGTGCTCCAGGTATTGGAAGATAGGGTCTATCCATGAGGAGGGGTTCGGCATCTGGGCTGCGCACATGATGATTGCAGGTTCAGTTGCTAGCCCTTGGATTAAGGATCTGTTTCCTGTCCCGGGTTTGGTGCTTGCTAGTTTAGAAAGGAGGTCGGCTCGGGCATTTCTTTCTCTAGGGACATGCTGAATTGTGACTTCCTCGAAGCTTTTGCATAGCTCTTTTACCTTTTCTAGGTATTTTTGTAGTAGTGCGTCCCTGGCTTGGTAGCTGCCGTTTATCTGAGAGGTAATGATATGGGAATTGCTACTGACCTCCACCCTTGATGCTCCGACCTCTTTGGCTAATATTAACCCTCCTATCAGggcctcatattctgcctgattgttggaGACTGGAAAATCGAACTTGATTGATTATTCATAGGCTACTCCTGCCGAGTTTTCAAGAATGATCCCGGCCCCTCTAAATGTTTGGTTAGATGTTGTGTCAACGTGGAGTTTCCACCGTGTGTTTGGTACGTCGGGAGCCTCCCCTGTGACCTCTACCAGGAAATCTGCCATGGCTTGGGCTTTGATTGCTTGTCTGGGTTCATATTGCAGGTCATATTGAGACAGCTCTATCGCCCATGACATCATTCTTCCCGCGAGGTCGCATTTCTGGAGGACTTCCCGAATGGCTTGATCGGTTCTCAGGATGATCACGTGACCTTGGAAGTACTATTTTAGTCTTCTGGATGAGGTCAGTAGGGCGTAGGCCAACTTTTCCAACTTGGTGTACTTCAACTCCGCCCCTTGGAgtactttactgatgaagtatattgGGCATTGAGTCTTGTCTTCTTCTCGGAGAAGGACTGCCGCCATTGCTTGCGTGGTCACAGCTAGGTATAAGTACATGGGCTCCCCTTCTCTAGGCTTGCTGAGTACGGAAGATTCTGAGAGTATCTTTTTGAAGTGGTTGAACGCTTCTTCGCACGCCGGAGTCCACTCGAAGGCGATTCATTTCTTCATTAGGTTGAAGAATGGGATGGCCCTTTCTGCCGAGGCACCGAGGAATCGGGATAGAGCCGTAAGTTTTCCGGTGAGTCATTTTATGTCTTTGACAGACCTAGGACTTGTCATTTTGAGGACGGCTTCATATTTGTCTGGGTTGGCCTCTACCCCCCTTTGTGTTATCATGAACCCTAAGAATTTCTCTGCTTCCATGGCGAATGCGCATTTGAGTGGATTGAgcctcattttgaattttcttagtgCTTTGAAGACAGCTTGGAGGTCGTCTATTAGCATGTTCGATTCTGCTGTTTTCACCAGGATGTCGTCAACATATACTTCTACCGATTTGCCGATGAGGTCATAGAAGACCTTGGTTATTAGTCTCTGGTAGGTGGCCCCTGCGTTCTTTAGTCCAAAGGGCATTACTTTGTAGCAATAAGTACCCCCAGGTGTTATGAATGCCGTTTTGTCCTCGTCAGGTCGATGCATCGGGATCTGGTTGTAGccggagtaggcatccatgaagctgagAAAACGATATCCTGCCGCCGAGTCGACCAAGGTGTCGATGTTGGGGAGGGAAAAAGAgtcttttgggcatgctttgttcAGATCAGAGTAATCAACGCACATTCGCCACCTTCTGCTAGCTTTTTTGACTAAGACGACATTGGACAGCCATGTTGAATACTCAAGTTCTTTGATGAATCCTGCTTCTAGTAACCCTGCTGTTTGTCTGGCGACTTCGTCGGCCTTTTCTTGAGACATCTTCCTTCACCGCTGGGCTACTGGTTTGGCATCAGGTTTTACGGCTAGTCGGTGGGACATGACCTCGGGATCTAGTCCCGGCATGTCTGATGGTGTCCATGCGAAGAGGTTGCCATTTGCCCTTACGACCTCCATGAGGGGGCCCTTGAGTTCATGGGGCAGGTTCCTATTTACGAAGGTAAATTGATCTGCCGACTTTCCTATTTAAAACTTTTCCATGTCCCCCTCTGGTTCTGGTCTCGGTTTATCTTCCATCCTGACGTCCAAGTCTGCCAAGAACACGCCAGCTGCCCTCTTAGATTCTTTCCTTAAGGAGAGACTGGCGCTGTCGTAGGTGACTGCCGTTTATAGGTCTCCCTTTATGGAGCCAACTGTTCCCTTGTCCGTTATGAACTTCATTGTCAGGAACTTGGTGCATATTATAGCTGAGAATTCATTGATAGTTTTTCTTCCCAGGATGATATTGTAGGCAGTGGAGTCTCTGAGGACTACAAAGTCTGCCATAACCAATTTTTTGGCATCACCGATTCCTAGGCAGATTGGGAGAGAGATCGTTCCGTCAGGTTTAATGTAGTTATCGCCTAGTCCCATGACTCCGTGCTGGTGATTCTTAAGGTCGGACTCCTTGAGTCCCATGGCATCGAACACGTTTCTGAATAGAATGTTAGAATCAGATCTTGTGTCGACGAGGATTCGTCTGACTAATCCTGTCCCGACCATTGCAGTAACCACCATGGGGGGTTCTCGGGAAGATCATGAAACAACTTATCTTCTGGGCCGAAGGATATCGTGGGAGATCTTTTGCTGGCGATGGGGCCTTCTGTCAAGATGGAGAGTATCTGGGTATCCTTCTTTGCTGCCGATTTGGATTTAGGAGGGCTATTGCGCCCGACCACGATGTTAACCACGAAGGTAGGGGGTTATTGGCATCCCTCATGGGTTCTTGCCTTGGTTTGACAGTTCGGTTGCGATCTTCCTCGGAGCGCTCTCGTTCTCATCTCCTCGGTTCTCTAATGAGCCGGGAGAATTCACTCAGCTTTCTTTCTCTGATGGCATGTTCTAAGGCGTCTTTGAGATCGAAGCAGTCTTGGGTTTTGTGACCAAATCCCTTGTGATAATCACAGTAGATGCTTTTGTTGCCTCCCATTCTTTCTTTCAATGGTCTAGGTCTGGATAGGATTCCCTTGTCTGTGATTTGTTGGTAAACCTCTACTATGGGCATCGTAAGTGGCGTGTAGTTCGTGAACTTTCCTACCCGTGGAGGTTGCTTGGACTGCTTACCTAGGGTGCCGTCCCTGGGAGCTTCTTTGTACCTGTCGACCTGGGGGGCTTGCCGAGCTGGGGGGTTTGGGAGCTGCCGTTTGTTGGCTGCTACAACCTGACTCACTTCCTCATCGTTGATGTATTCCTTGGCCACCCTTTGAATTTCTTGCATGGACCAGACAGGCTTGGTAGTGAGGTGCTTCCTAAAGTCTTCGTTTAGCAGGCCATTCGTTAGGCAAAGACTAGCAAATGAGTCCGTAAGGCCGTCAATCTCCAGGAACTCGTCGTTTAATCTGTCTAGGAACTTTCTGGTCGGCTCCTCGGGCTTTTGGGTAACCCCTAGCAAGTTGATTGGGTGCTTGGCCTTGGCTATGCGTGTCGTGAACCGAGCCAGAAAGCTTTGGGAGATGTCCGCAAAAGCTGCGATGGATCCTtgtgggagggcgttgaaccattgaATCACTGGACCGGCTAGCGTCACAGGGAACGCTCGGCATCTGACCGCATCGCCTACCCCATCCAAGTTTATTCTTGCTTCAAAGGCTGTGAGGTGCTCTTGGGGATCCTTAGTcccgtcgtacctcatgtccgtcggCTTGTCAAAATTTTTCAGGAGCCGAACCTTGAGGATCGAGGGGTGGAAAGGAGTGGCTCCTATGATAATAAGGTCCTACTGTTTCTTAACTTTTCCTTTCTGGGACTCCCCGTGGCTCTCGGACCTGTTTTGGGTAGGTCGGGAGGTCGCTTGGTATGCGCCTCGCCGTGCTCTGT harbors:
- the LOC112742373 gene encoding uncharacterized protein, whose protein sequence is MRYDGTKDPQEHLTAFEARINLDGVGDAVRCRAFPVTLAGPVIQWFNALPQGSIAAFADISQSFLARFTTRIAKAKHPINLLGVTQKPEEPTRKFLDRLNDEFLEIDGLTDSFASLCLTNGLLNEDFRKHLTTKPVWSMQEIQRVAKEYINDEEVSQVVAANKRQLPNPPARQAPQVDRYKEAPRDGTLGKQSKQPPRVGKFTNYTPLTMPIVEVYQQITDKGILSRPRPLKERMGGNKSIYCDYHKGFGHKTQDCFDLKDALEHAIRERKLSEFSRLIREPRR